One part of the Bacteroidales bacterium genome encodes these proteins:
- the sprA gene encoding cell surface protein SprA, which produces MKRVYLKIYTVLLAGSFFVLFTSWLPVPGTPPARNLQMQLPDSASGDTGLRFKYPPLPLYPIGTLTQPRGPYLKYPSNIRTEIEYNPLTQQYEFKQKIGKISLLPPSVASLDEYRSKELNSSIRDYWYQRASNNTLSGAGFVPRFSIGGEAFDKVFGSNVINIVPQGSAELIFGFNMSRVDNPTLSEKLRKTPSFNFDEKIQMNVTGSIGDKLQLGVNYNTEATFDFENKTKLEWKGEEDDIIKKVEAGNVTLPLSGSLITGSQSLFGLKTEMQFGKLTVTSVFSQQKGETSVMEVKGGAQLSEYEITADNYEANKHFFISQYFRDHYDEALATLPVINSPINITRIEVWVTNKTNNFESSRNIIAFADLGETDPQYTNPYWSISPGNRFPSNESNNLYQTVTDQGSVIRNLSSAANYLNSLLPYGIVNGQDYEKIENARLLTEREYTFNEKLGYISLNYALNADEILAVAYEYTMNGQVYRVGEFSSGGIAAPQALVVKLLKATNLSPKLPTWRLMMKNIYNIGAYQMNRQDFTLNVLYQDDKTGNALNYIPEGKIANKILLKVLHLDNLNSQLDPSPDGVFDFIEGITVNSSTGRIIFPVVEPFGRYLEKQFGDDAAGKAIAKKYVFKELYDSTQTRARQIAEKNKFRLQGTYKSSSGSEIPLNAMNVPPGSVVVTAGGIKLQENIDYTVDYTLGRVKILNQGLLQSGTPIRVSLENQSMFAIQTKTLIGSHFDYKVSDDLNLGATVLHLTERPLTQKVNIGDEPISNTIWGMNGSWRTRPQLLTTLVDKLPFIQTKEPSSLVVEGEFANLIPGSNRAIGKGGVSYIDDFEGSQTSIELKSYPAWHLASTPQGQPDLFPEGSYINDLRFGMNRAKLAWYVIDPLFLRNTSLTPSHLSADDKSSHFVREVFEKEIWPNKESPNNIPTNIPVLNLAFYPDEKGPYNYDAFPTNVSAGINRIGRLKDPATRWGGIMREIQTNDFEAANVEYIEFWLMDPFVEWNENNPGGDLYFNLGNVSEDVLRDGRKAFENGLPTPREPATGVDTTAWGLVPQKQSLVNAFDNDPASRKAQDIGLDGLNSEKEKDFFFSRDSSYLHQIDQLHALGQLSDSAYQVLWNDPSSDDYHYYRGPDYDQERVSILDRYKKYNGLEGNSPTSDQTNLPYPTAESTLPDVEDINRDNTLSDAESYYQYRVELRKDKMVVGQNFITDKVTTTVTLENGKRSTINWYQFKVPITDYEKVVGSIQDFKSIRFMRMFVKNFQAPVILRFARLELKRGEWRKYTFPLLEGSENLSGGEPTGSLDISAVNIEENSSKTPVNYVLPPGIDRVIDPTNPQLRQLNEQAMVLKVSDLADGDARAAFRNVELDVRQYRRIRMEVHGEALPGENLRDGDLTVFIRLGTDYKNNYYEYEVPLHVTPPAPPGGYNNDSDRDRLIVWPAENRINIPLDLFTKAKLARNEEMNKPGSGISTLTRFPYTDGKNTVYISGNPNLSNVRIIMIGIRNPGESRNGFENDGMAKSAEVWVNELRLTDFNDQGGWAANARASAKLADLGTVTLAGSTSTPGFGSIEKKVAQRSTEQINSYDLSTNLELGKFFPDKANINIPFFMGYSETFVNPQYNPLDPDILFKVALDAARTKHDRDSIRRLAQDYTRRRSINFTNVRFGKTKAKQKPWSPSNFTLSYAFSEELNRDIRTETDLEKRYLAALNYNYTIRPKNVAPFSKIKFLKSPALSLIRDFNFYYLPSSVSIRTDINRIYGYTKLRNIDHPAFKIDSTVYKDFLWNRYYDVKFDLTRSLKMDFSATNIARIDEPEGAVDRRYRDSYEAWRDSVWKNIRNLGRTTNYHHIINLTYAVPLNKIPVLNWTSHSIRYGITYGWDAGPITPDTIRLGNIINNSRKIDVSGQYNLNNLYNKVSFLKKLNESGKPPPRGQQPQKKYKTVTFEKFIPQLKAGVPRSIFHQMGTEDVKVKVLDKNKQELPVKTEIASRDRIVVSSDSTFESVTVSVEGQVEDKGNPFVIFLRGMGKALLGVKTISLTWSLAEGISLPGYMPGSDWFGTQSFGGLLAPGIPFILGDQNRDFALEAAQKGWLTSDPRLSQPFLMSRTETFNLRSNIEPVQGMKIDLTANRQFSRNMSVYYGYSEQDGWNFTRGQMITGNFTMTTITWRTAFEPISVKKGYRSDAFDRLRLNTIVISERLSRQRENRRNSFSPSYSDLGIPDPNQKTGDYYNGYGLTSQEVLIPAFFAAYTGRNPNKVELTAFPSLLSVLPNWRINYDGLTKIDFLQRYFRSINISHSYRSTYNVSAYTNNLLYDPLEVDGLSYVMDAQNNFVPRFDVGSVSVNEQLSPLVGVDVTWQTNLTTRFDWKKSRTASLSLANNQVMEMTTGELSIGAGYRFDNVQITITPPGGTQKNLKSDLNLKADFSIRDNKTILRKLVEDRNDITAGQRAIAIKLSADYMLGPNFNLRFFYDRMINRPYVSSSFDTYNTNIGFSLTFSLSPQAAQR; this is translated from the coding sequence TTGAAGCGCGTTTATCTGAAAATATATACTGTTCTTCTGGCCGGAAGCTTTTTTGTGCTTTTTACATCCTGGCTTCCGGTACCCGGAACACCGCCGGCACGGAATCTGCAAATGCAACTGCCCGACAGTGCCTCCGGTGATACCGGCCTCCGTTTCAAATACCCTCCCCTGCCCCTGTATCCTATTGGTACACTGACCCAGCCCAGGGGGCCTTATCTTAAATACCCTTCCAACATACGAACCGAAATAGAATATAACCCTCTAACCCAACAATACGAATTCAAACAGAAAATCGGCAAAATCAGTCTCCTGCCTCCTTCGGTGGCCTCCCTCGATGAGTACCGCAGTAAGGAACTCAACAGCTCCATACGGGATTACTGGTACCAGCGTGCCAGCAACAACACCCTCTCAGGAGCCGGATTTGTTCCCCGTTTCAGCATAGGAGGAGAAGCTTTTGACAAAGTATTCGGAAGCAATGTCATCAACATCGTTCCCCAGGGGTCGGCCGAGCTTATTTTCGGCTTCAACATGTCGCGGGTCGATAATCCCACCCTCTCGGAAAAACTCCGGAAAACACCTTCGTTCAATTTCGATGAAAAAATCCAGATGAACGTCACAGGGTCCATTGGCGACAAACTGCAACTGGGAGTGAACTACAACACCGAAGCAACCTTCGATTTTGAAAATAAAACCAAACTCGAATGGAAGGGCGAAGAAGATGACATTATCAAAAAAGTGGAAGCCGGCAATGTGACACTTCCGCTCAGCGGCTCGCTCATCACCGGAAGCCAGAGCCTCTTCGGCCTCAAAACGGAAATGCAGTTCGGAAAACTTACGGTTACCAGCGTTTTCTCACAGCAAAAAGGCGAAACCTCTGTAATGGAGGTGAAGGGAGGAGCCCAGCTCAGCGAATACGAAATAACAGCCGACAACTACGAAGCCAACAAGCACTTCTTTATATCCCAGTATTTCAGGGATCACTACGACGAAGCGCTGGCCACCCTTCCCGTGATCAATTCACCTATCAACATTACCCGTATTGAAGTTTGGGTGACCAATAAAACAAACAATTTTGAAAGTTCGCGCAACATAATTGCTTTTGCAGATCTTGGTGAAACCGACCCGCAATACACTAATCCTTACTGGAGCATTTCTCCCGGCAATCGTTTTCCTTCCAACGAAAGCAATAACCTTTACCAGACGGTTACCGACCAGGGAAGTGTTATCCGCAATCTGAGCAGTGCGGCAAACTACCTGAATTCCCTCCTGCCTTACGGAATTGTTAACGGACAGGATTATGAAAAGATTGAAAATGCGCGGCTCTTAACGGAAAGAGAATATACCTTCAACGAAAAACTGGGCTATATATCATTGAATTACGCGCTGAATGCCGATGAAATTCTGGCCGTGGCATATGAATACACCATGAACGGTCAGGTTTACCGTGTAGGAGAATTTTCTTCGGGAGGTATCGCCGCCCCGCAGGCCCTGGTTGTCAAACTGCTGAAAGCAACCAACCTGAGCCCCAAACTGCCAACCTGGCGGCTGATGATGAAAAATATTTACAACATCGGGGCTTATCAGATGAACCGTCAGGACTTTACCCTGAATGTTCTTTACCAGGACGACAAGACCGGAAACGCCCTCAACTATATCCCCGAAGGGAAAATAGCCAATAAAATCCTGCTGAAGGTACTGCATCTTGACAACCTCAACTCCCAGCTCGATCCTTCGCCCGACGGGGTTTTTGACTTCATCGAAGGAATTACCGTAAATTCCTCAACCGGCCGCATTATTTTCCCGGTTGTGGAACCTTTCGGCCGGTACCTCGAAAAACAGTTCGGCGATGATGCTGCCGGCAAAGCCATTGCCAAAAAATATGTCTTCAAGGAACTTTACGATTCCACACAAACCCGTGCCCGCCAGATTGCCGAAAAGAACAAATTCCGCCTGCAGGGCACCTATAAGTCCTCATCCGGTTCCGAAATACCGCTGAATGCCATGAATGTTCCGCCGGGTTCGGTAGTGGTTACGGCAGGGGGCATCAAACTGCAGGAAAATATTGATTACACGGTAGATTATACCCTGGGGCGTGTCAAGATTCTTAACCAGGGCTTACTCCAGAGCGGAACCCCCATCAGGGTTTCACTCGAAAACCAGAGCATGTTTGCCATTCAGACAAAAACTCTGATAGGATCTCATTTTGATTACAAAGTGTCTGACGACCTGAACCTGGGAGCCACCGTTCTGCACCTCACCGAAAGGCCTTTAACCCAGAAAGTTAATATCGGCGATGAGCCGATTTCGAATACCATCTGGGGAATGAACGGAAGTTGGCGCACCCGGCCGCAACTCCTTACCACCCTGGTTGACAAACTGCCCTTTATCCAGACCAAGGAGCCCAGTTCCCTTGTGGTGGAAGGCGAATTTGCCAATCTCATTCCCGGCTCAAACCGGGCCATAGGCAAAGGAGGCGTTTCCTATATTGACGATTTTGAAGGAAGCCAGACCAGCATTGAACTCAAATCCTATCCGGCCTGGCATCTGGCCAGCACGCCGCAGGGTCAGCCCGATCTTTTCCCGGAAGGATCCTACATCAATGACCTCCGCTTCGGAATGAACCGGGCCAAGCTGGCCTGGTATGTAATTGACCCTCTCTTCCTCCGGAATACTTCGCTCACGCCTTCGCACCTTTCGGCCGACGATAAATCAAGCCATTTTGTAAGGGAAGTCTTCGAAAAGGAAATATGGCCCAACAAGGAAAGCCCCAACAACATTCCTACCAATATTCCTGTGCTGAACCTGGCCTTCTACCCCGACGAAAAAGGACCCTACAACTATGATGCTTTCCCCACCAACGTTTCGGCAGGAATAAACCGTATCGGACGGTTAAAGGATCCCGCCACGCGCTGGGGGGGCATTATGCGGGAAATTCAGACCAATGACTTCGAAGCTGCCAACGTAGAGTACATCGAATTCTGGCTGATGGATCCTTTTGTGGAGTGGAACGAAAACAATCCCGGCGGAGATTTGTATTTCAACCTGGGAAATGTTTCAGAAGATGTTCTCCGCGACGGGCGTAAGGCTTTCGAAAACGGACTTCCAACTCCCCGCGAACCGGCTACAGGGGTTGATACCACTGCATGGGGTCTTGTTCCTCAGAAACAGTCCCTCGTCAATGCTTTTGACAACGACCCGGCCTCACGCAAAGCGCAGGATATAGGCCTTGACGGGCTGAACAGCGAAAAGGAAAAAGATTTCTTCTTTTCCCGCGACTCGTCCTACCTCCACCAGATCGACCAGTTGCATGCCCTGGGCCAGCTCTCCGACTCAGCTTACCAGGTACTGTGGAATGACCCCTCCTCCGACGACTATCATTATTACCGGGGGCCCGATTATGACCAGGAGCGCGTCAGCATCCTCGACCGGTACAAAAAATACAACGGGCTGGAAGGAAATTCCCCCACCTCCGATCAGACCAATCTGCCCTATCCTACCGCCGAAAGCACCCTGCCCGATGTAGAAGATATTAACCGCGATAATACCCTGAGCGATGCCGAAAGCTATTACCAGTACCGGGTAGAACTCCGCAAGGACAAAATGGTTGTCGGCCAGAACTTTATTACCGACAAGGTTACCACCACCGTCACCCTTGAAAACGGAAAACGAAGTACTATCAACTGGTATCAATTTAAGGTTCCCATTACCGATTACGAAAAAGTTGTAGGCTCTATTCAGGATTTCAAGTCCATTCGTTTTATGCGAATGTTTGTTAAAAATTTCCAGGCACCGGTTATTCTTCGTTTTGCGCGTCTGGAACTGAAACGCGGCGAATGGAGGAAGTACACATTCCCTCTGCTCGAAGGCAGTGAAAACCTTTCCGGCGGTGAACCAACAGGATCCCTGGATATTTCGGCTGTCAACATTGAGGAGAATTCCAGCAAAACCCCGGTCAATTATGTGCTTCCTCCGGGCATTGACAGGGTGATTGATCCCACCAACCCCCAGTTGCGTCAGCTGAATGAGCAGGCTATGGTGCTGAAGGTCAGTGATCTGGCCGACGGAGATGCCCGTGCCGCTTTCCGCAATGTGGAACTCGATGTCCGCCAGTACCGACGCATCCGCATGGAAGTGCACGGGGAGGCCCTCCCGGGCGAAAACCTCAGGGACGGAGACCTCACGGTGTTTATCCGCCTTGGCACCGATTATAAAAACAACTATTACGAGTACGAAGTTCCTTTGCACGTTACACCTCCTGCACCTCCCGGAGGATACAACAACGACAGCGACCGTGACCGGCTCATCGTATGGCCGGCCGAAAACCGGATCAACATCCCTCTTGATTTGTTCACCAAAGCCAAACTGGCCAGGAACGAGGAAATGAACAAACCGGGATCGGGAATTTCAACCCTGACCCGTTTCCCTTACACCGACGGCAAAAATACCGTTTACATCTCAGGAAATCCGAACCTGAGCAATGTCCGGATCATCATGATCGGAATCCGTAATCCGGGAGAAAGCCGCAACGGATTCGAAAATGACGGAATGGCAAAATCGGCCGAGGTGTGGGTCAATGAACTTCGCCTGACCGATTTCAACGACCAGGGAGGCTGGGCTGCCAACGCCCGTGCTTCTGCCAAGCTGGCTGACCTGGGTACGGTAACTCTGGCCGGATCAACCAGCACCCCCGGCTTCGGAAGCATCGAAAAGAAAGTGGCCCAGCGATCTACAGAGCAAATCAATTCGTATGATCTTTCCACCAACCTGGAACTTGGAAAATTCTTCCCCGATAAGGCCAATATCAATATTCCCTTCTTCATGGGATATTCCGAAACCTTTGTAAATCCCCAATATAATCCTCTCGATCCCGACATCCTCTTCAAGGTGGCTCTTGATGCTGCCCGGACAAAGCACGACAGGGACTCCATCCGACGGCTGGCCCAGGACTATACGCGGCGGCGAAGCATCAACTTTACCAACGTACGCTTCGGAAAAACCAAGGCAAAACAAAAGCCCTGGAGTCCTTCCAACTTTACTTTGAGCTATGCCTTCAGCGAAGAACTTAACCGCGATATCCGCACCGAAACCGACCTGGAAAAACGCTATCTGGCTGCCCTGAACTACAACTATACCATACGGCCTAAGAATGTTGCCCCTTTCAGTAAAATCAAATTCCTTAAATCGCCTGCGCTTAGCCTGATCCGTGATTTCAACTTCTATTATCTGCCTTCCTCCGTTTCGATACGTACCGACATTAACCGCATTTACGGATACACCAAATTGCGGAATATTGATCACCCGGCTTTTAAGATCGACTCTACCGTCTATAAAGACTTTCTCTGGAACCGTTACTATGATGTCAAATTTGACCTTACGCGTTCCCTTAAGATGGACTTTTCGGCCACCAACATTGCCCGTATTGACGAGCCGGAAGGTGCCGTTGACCGGCGTTACCGCGATTCCTACGAAGCATGGCGCGACTCGGTATGGAAGAATATCAGAAACCTTGGAAGAACTACCAATTACCACCACATCATCAACCTTACGTATGCCGTTCCACTCAACAAGATACCTGTCCTTAACTGGACAAGCCACAGCATACGCTACGGCATTACCTACGGATGGGATGCCGGACCCATTACACCCGATACCATCCGGTTGGGAAATATTATCAACAACTCGAGGAAGATTGATGTGAGCGGCCAGTATAATCTGAACAACCTGTACAATAAAGTAAGCTTCCTGAAAAAACTTAACGAATCGGGTAAACCACCTCCGCGCGGCCAGCAACCCCAGAAGAAATACAAAACGGTTACTTTCGAAAAATTCATACCGCAGCTAAAAGCAGGCGTCCCGCGATCCATTTTCCATCAGATGGGGACAGAAGACGTAAAAGTGAAGGTGCTGGATAAGAACAAGCAGGAACTGCCTGTTAAAACCGAAATCGCCAGCCGCGACAGGATTGTTGTTAGCAGTGACTCCACTTTTGAAAGTGTGACAGTATCAGTAGAAGGTCAGGTGGAAGACAAGGGAAACCCGTTTGTCATCTTTCTCCGGGGCATGGGAAAAGCGCTTCTGGGTGTAAAAACCATCTCCCTCACCTGGAGCCTGGCCGAAGGAATCAGCTTACCCGGATACATGCCCGGTTCTGACTGGTTTGGCACCCAGAGTTTCGGCGGTTTGCTGGCTCCCGGAATCCCTTTCATCCTGGGTGATCAGAACCGGGACTTTGCTCTGGAAGCCGCACAAAAAGGATGGCTTACCTCCGACCCCCGGCTCAGTCAGCCTTTCCTCATGAGCCGCACAGAGACCTTTAACCTCCGGAGCAATATTGAACCGGTGCAGGGGATGAAAATTGACCTGACTGCCAACCGGCAGTTCAGCCGTAATATGAGCGTATACTACGGTTATTCCGAACAGGACGGATGGAACTTCACCCGGGGACAGATGATAACGGGTAACTTCACCATGACCACAATAACCTGGCGTACAGCCTTTGAACCTATCAGCGTAAAAAAAGGATATCGCAGTGATGCTTTCGACCGCCTCCGGCTTAATACAATTGTTATTTCCGAGCGGCTCTCGCGGCAGAGAGAAAACCGGAGAAATTCGTTCAGCCCGAGTTACAGCGACCTCGGCATCCCTGATCCCAACCAGAAAACCGGCGACTATTATAACGGATATGGATTAACCTCACAGGAAGTTCTTATCCCGGCATTTTTCGCCGCCTACACAGGCCGGAACCCAAACAAGGTGGAACTCACAGCCTTCCCTTCCCTGCTCTCGGTGCTTCCCAACTGGAGGATTAACTATGACGGCCTCACCAAAATTGATTTTCTGCAGCGATACTTCCGGAGCATTAACATTTCCCACAGCTATCGTTCCACCTACAACGTCAGTGCCTATACCAACAACCTCCTTTATGATCCGCTGGAAGTTGACGGACTGAGCTATGTAATGGATGCACAGAACAATTTTGTGCCGCGTTTTGATGTGGGATCCGTATCGGTGAATGAACAGCTGAGCCCTCTGGTGGGAGTTGATGTTACATGGCAAACCAATCTTACCACACGATTTGACTGGAAAAAAAGCCGCACCGCTTCCCTCAGCCTTGCCAATAACCAGGTGATGGAAATGACAACCGGCGAGCTGAGCATAGGCGCCGGATACCGGTTCGACAATGTTCAGATCACCATTACACCTCCCGGCGGAACACAGAAAAATCTTAAAAGCGACCTCAACCTGAAAGCCGATTTTTCCATACGTGACAACAAAACCATTCTGCGCAAGCTGGTGGAAGACCGAAATGACATAACAGCCGGGCAAAGGGCCATCGCCATAAAACTTTCGGCCGACTATATGCTGGGTCCGAATTTCAACCTGCGCTTTTTTTACGACCGCATGATCAACCGGCCTTACGTCTCCTCTTCCTTTGATACCTACAATACCAATATAGGATTCAGTCTCACCTTCAGTTT